From Salvelinus sp. IW2-2015 unplaced genomic scaffold, ASM291031v2 Un_scaffold4330, whole genome shotgun sequence, one genomic window encodes:
- the idh3a gene encoding LOW QUALITY PROTEIN: isocitrate dehydrogenase [NAD] subunit alpha, mitochondrial (The sequence of the model RefSeq protein was modified relative to this genomic sequence to represent the inferred CDS: inserted 3 bases in 3 codons; deleted 1 base in 1 codon), which translates to MASNVWRSMLSHVVGAAKRPTVCFRRGLQTVTLIPGDGIGPEISVAVMKIFESAKVPIQWEERNVTAIQGPGGRWMIPPDCKESMDRTLIGLKGILRDPIAAGHPSMNLLLRKTFDLYANVRPCVSIEGYKTPYTDVDLVTIRENTEGEYSGIEHIIVDGVVQSIKLITEDASRRIAEYAFEYARNNQRSSVTAVHKANIMRMSDGLFLRKCREVAENFKDIKFTEMYLDTVCLNVRTLLYTILPTCRCFDAHHVLCLKPNLPLQSKVRSRRRVSRAPPFESCPSNPCGIQVHGTAPDIAGLDMANPTALLLSAVMXLRHMGMHDYGXKIETACFDTIRDKKVLTGDLGGKSKCSEFXEEICRRVETWTENDHLISEDFIIIQTLL; encoded by the exons ATGGCTAGTAACGTGTGGAGGTCAATG CTCTCTCACGTCGTGGGGGCGGCAAAGAGACCGACGGTATGTTTCAGAAGGGGG CTGCAAACGGTTACATTAATTCCTGGGGATGGAATCGGTCCAGAAATATCTGTGGCTGTCATGAAGATTTTCGAGTCTGCTAAG GTTCCCATCCAGTGGGAGGAGAGGAATGTGACGGCTATCCAGGGCCCAGGAGGTAGATGGATGATCCCTCCAGACTGTAAGGAGTCTATGGACAGGACCCTGATCGGGTTAAAAGGTA TTCTCCGTG ACCCCATCGCAGCCGGCCACCCCTCCATGAACCTGCTACTCAGGAAGACCTTTGACCTGTACGCCAACGTGCGTCCCTGCGTGTCCATCGAGGGCTACAAGACCCCCTACACCGACGTGGACCTGGTCACCATCAGAGAGAACACC GAGGGAGAGTACAGCGGAATCGAGCACATA ATTGTTGACGGCGTAGTTCAGAGCATTAAACTCATCACCGAAGACGCCAGTCGACGTATCGCWGAGTACGCCTTTGAGTATGCAAGAAATAACCAAAGAAGCAGCGTCACGGCCGTTCACAAAGCCAACATCAT GAGGATGTCGGACGGGCTGTTCCTGAGGAAATGCAGAGAGGTGGCTGAAAACTTCAAGGACATCAAGTTTACTGAGATGTACCTGGACACGGTGTGTCTCAACGTACGTACACTCCTTTACACTATTCTTCCTACGTGCCGCTGTTTTGATGCACATCACGTTCTCTGTCTAAAGCCTAATTTACCGCTTCAATCGAAAGTCCGCTCCCGTCGGCGTGTTTCCCGCGCACCTCCCTTTGAAAG TTGTCCCTCTAACCCCTGTGGAATCCAGGTCCACGGGACGGCCCCCGACATAGCCGGTCTGGACATGGCCAACCCTACAGCTCTGCTGCTCAGTGCTGTGA AGCTGCGTCACATGGGCATGCACGACTACG AGAAGATCGAGACCGCCTGCTTCGACACCATCAGAGACAAGAAG GTGCTGACCGGGGACCTTGGTGGGAAGTCGAAGTGCTCCGAGT CAGAGGAGATCTGCCGTAGAGTGGAGACATGGACTGAAAACGACCACTTGATTTCTGAAGACTTCATAATAATTCAAACGCTGCTTTGA